The genome window GCCGTAGGGGCCGAAGAACCCGGCGGCGCCGGAGAATTTTTCACAAAAGGACGAAGAGGGGGAGGATAGAGCTTGAGCCATTGTTGTTCACCACCTTGGCCTGGGGGCCTGTTTATCACGGCAGTGAACCTAAACGAAAAAACCGCTAGCAGTTTCACTGCCGCGGTTCTGTTGCTTGCATTGTCTTAAAAAATCAATGCGCGTGTCACCATACCACGGCTCTGGTTACCAGAGCCGCCACCATGAAAAGGTCGTAACGGAGGTGTCGCGCATGTTCATGGGGCTGATATATGCCTGATGCGTCCGCACGTCAAGCCCCTTGGTAGCGGCTCAGAGCCGTTCTCCCGAAAATGTTGCCTTTTCGGTTCATTTTTGCCACACTCCCCCGGAACGCACCATTCCGAAGGAAAAAACCGTATGGCCGATCTCCCGAAAATTGACGTCCTCATCAACGTTTTCGGCAAGCCCTACCAGACCATGCTGGCCCTGCTCTCGCTTTTGCGCCATTCCGGGCAGCACATCGGCACGGTCTATTTCCAGGAAGAGCCGTGCACCGCCGAATTCGAACGGCGGGACCACTCGCAGATTCTGCGGCTTCTGGGCGACAGGGCGGTCCAGTATCAGGCGAAACACTGGTGCGGCATAAGCACCACGGACGTCTCCCGCCTCACCGAGGAGGATTACCGGTTGTCCATGCGGTACCAGTACGGGTGGGAGAACGCCAAACAGCCGTATGTTCTGCTGATCCACAACGATATCGAGGTCACCGGGGATATTGCCGGCGCGCTCCTTGGCGCCATCGGCGAGGCCACGGGCGCGGGGCAGATCGGCCAGTGCTGGTGGTGCCCGGCGTTCGAGGCCGGGGCCTGCTCGCCGGAGCGGTACACGGCATTCAAGCCCAAGTACCACCAACTCATGTACATGTATAACACGGGCATGGATTACACCAAGCGGCGCGCCTACAACCTGGGCCTGAA of uncultured delta proteobacterium contains these proteins:
- a CDS encoding conserved hypothetical protein (Evidence 4 : Homologs of previously reported genes of unknown function), with translation MADLPKIDVLINVFGKPYQTMLALLSLLRHSGQHIGTVYFQEEPCTAEFERRDHSQILRLLGDRAVQYQAKHWCGISTTDVSRLTEEDYRLSMRYQYGWENAKQPYVLLIHNDIEVTGDIAGALLGAIGEATGAGQIGQCWWCPAFEAGACSPERYTAFKPKYHQLMYMYNTGMDYTKRRAYNLGLNQSFWDNPWPLPECRLNEWCALIDLKKARPATMPYGNAAPIGAKYPSGSKIGENWDRDVNLDTAVQWFRDMSLAGHTFTHYPIEQYVIHDRLGCTKLDSAEKYVQAEMAAKLRLAEDYPDALRA